From a region of the Aeoliella mucimassa genome:
- the mtnC gene encoding acireductone synthase → MSDKPRGILLDVEGTTSMVSYVYDVMFPFARRGLGEYLDTNWDSDALTEVRQQVASDAKSTALGCDRQAFEAEIVRLMDADIKATGLKQLQGLVWQAGFASGELVAHVFDDVPPAFEQWKSQGIDLRVYSSGSAHAQRLFFAHSKAGNLLGYFSGHYDTTIGPKREAESYERIAKDWELAPGEILFLSDVVAELDAAREAGMQTGLCLRPGNAEVEPGHGHAELQTFAEVVD, encoded by the coding sequence ATGAGCGATAAGCCGCGAGGCATTCTGCTGGACGTCGAGGGAACCACCTCGATGGTTTCGTACGTGTACGACGTGATGTTTCCGTTCGCCCGTCGTGGGCTGGGTGAGTATCTCGATACGAATTGGGACTCCGATGCCCTGACTGAGGTGCGACAACAAGTGGCCAGCGATGCCAAAAGCACCGCGCTGGGGTGCGATCGTCAGGCGTTCGAGGCCGAAATCGTGCGGCTGATGGATGCCGACATCAAAGCGACCGGACTCAAGCAGCTGCAAGGGCTCGTCTGGCAAGCCGGCTTCGCCAGCGGCGAGTTGGTAGCCCACGTGTTCGACGATGTGCCGCCGGCGTTCGAGCAGTGGAAGTCGCAAGGAATCGACCTCCGCGTCTACTCGTCGGGCAGTGCCCACGCTCAGCGGTTGTTTTTCGCTCACAGCAAGGCGGGCAACCTGCTTGGTTACTTCAGCGGTCACTACGACACGACGATCGGACCCAAACGCGAAGCCGAAAGCTACGAGCGGATCGCCAAGGACTGGGAACTTGCCCCCGGCGAGATCCTGTTCCTCAGCGACGTCGTCGCCGAACTCGATGCGGCTCGCGAAGCGGGCATGCAAACCGGCCTCTGCCTGCGCCCCGGAAATGCCGAGGTCGAACCCGGCCACGGGCATGCAGAGTTGCAAACTTTTGCGGAAGTAGTTGATTAA